A genome region from Arachidicoccus soli includes the following:
- a CDS encoding glycoside hydrolase family 25 protein, whose translation MKKNILFLSFAIVFISASTAVVSSEFFSEESTQANKKIWGLDLSHHQGTIDWDLLAKQKPNFIFFKATEGVSKADARYSSYRKDARRLHILTGAYHYFSYSSPGYWQAQNFLKTAKLQPGDLPPVLDIEWTKVMPDPTLIANEAVAWLKVVENKLGVRPIIYCNYRFYTDYLKGKLKYEYPLWLSNYSRLPEYKCIFWQKTNNYSIEGVRGKVDYNLFMGGDKDDLQNLLLK comes from the coding sequence ATGAAAAAAAATATTTTATTCCTTTCCTTCGCCATTGTGTTTATTTCTGCATCCACTGCAGTTGTCTCATCTGAATTTTTTTCCGAGGAATCGACACAGGCAAATAAAAAAATATGGGGATTGGATTTGTCGCATCATCAAGGTACGATTGATTGGGATTTACTGGCAAAACAAAAGCCTAATTTTATTTTTTTCAAAGCTACAGAAGGTGTTTCAAAAGCTGACGCTAGATATAGCAGTTATAGAAAAGATGCGCGGCGTTTACATATTCTAACAGGTGCTTATCATTATTTCTCATATTCCTCTCCTGGTTATTGGCAAGCACAGAATTTCTTAAAGACTGCGAAATTACAACCCGGGGACCTTCCTCCAGTTTTGGATATTGAATGGACGAAGGTTATGCCTGATCCTACACTTATTGCTAATGAAGCTGTTGCTTGGCTAAAGGTAGTAGAAAACAAATTGGGCGTGCGTCCTATTATTTATTGCAATTATCGTTTTTATACCGATTATTTGAAAGGAAAATTAAAGTACGAATACCCTTTATGGCTTTCTAATTATTCACGGTTACCGGAATATAAATGTATTTTTTGGCAAAAAACAAATAACTATTCCATAGAAGGTGTGCGAGGAAAGGTAGATTACAATCTCTTTATGGGAGGAGATAAAGACGATTTGCA